One window from the genome of Elaeis guineensis isolate ETL-2024a chromosome 5, EG11, whole genome shotgun sequence encodes:
- the LOC105045345 gene encoding LOW QUALITY PROTEIN: pentatricopeptide repeat-containing protein At3g14580, mitochondrial-like (The sequence of the model RefSeq protein was modified relative to this genomic sequence to represent the inferred CDS: inserted 2 bases in 2 codons), protein MAVYKKLAPQAIFNFIDVDVGIIRISKYSIASLSRFGXAWDGDDFWLRRLDHKDWLAPNEILKIFKNVRDPQLIIGAFEKASSRMGYKPSEALYTLIIEKLACARKFGVLEDLLERSRLEKCRLSDEFFYKLIKIYGNVANHPEQAFKTLLRLPDFHCWPTTKTFNYVLNMLVCTWQFDIIHEVYLSAPTLGVSLDTCCFNILVKGLCQFGKLDAALSLLHEIPKQGCRPNATTXMLMHAFCKHDRLSEAFDLCEIMEKEGCHPDTITFDILISGLCKQGQVAKGMELPRTMKLKGCYPNSGTNQALLYGLLSTNKFVEAKHFMDMMISEGRRRSFLSYKLTIDGLCSKNLLNDAVMVLKQMVQQGFVPRVGTWKRILECMF, encoded by the exons ATGGCTGTTTATAAGAAATTGGCTCCTCAAGCTATCTTCAATTTTATAGATGTTGATGTGGGAATTATCAGAATCTCTAAATATTCAATAGCTTCTTTGTCAAGATTTG ATGCATGGGATGGTGATGATTTTTGGTTGAGAAGATTGGACCACAAGGATTGGCTTGCACCAAATGAAATCCTGAAAATATTTAAGAATGTCAGAGATCCTCAGCTGATTATTGGTGCATTTGAGAAGGCCTCTAGTCGTATGGGTTATAAGCCTAGTGAGGCTCTTTACACTTTAATAATTGAGAAGCTTGCTTGTGCACGAAAATTTGGTGTTCTTGAGGATCTCTTGGAGAGGTCAAGACTTGAAAAGTGCAGACTTTCTGATGAATTcttttataaattgataaaaatatatgGCAATGTGGCAAATCATCCTGAACAAGCCTTTAAGACGCTCCTTAGGCTGCCAGATTTTCATTGTTGGCCTACAACTAAGACTTTCAATTATGTGCTCAACATGCTTGTGTGTACTTGGCAGTTTGACATCATCCATGAGGTGTACTTGAGTGCTCCCACGTTGGGAGTTAGTCTTGACACCTGCTGCTTTAACATTCTTGTCAAGGGCTTGTGTCAGTTTGGTAAATTGGATGCTGCCTTATCCTTGTTACATGAAATTCCAAAACAGGGATGTAGGCCCAATGCTACAA TAATGCTAATGCATGCTTTTTGTAAGCATGACAGACTAAGTGAAGCATTTGATCTATGTGAGATAATGGAGAAAGAAGGTTGCCATCCTGATACGATAACCTTCGATATATTGATTTCTGGTCTTTGCAAACAAGGGCAAGTGGCAAAGGGGATGGAACTTCCAAGGACAATGAAACTAAAGGGGTGCTATCCAAATTCAGGAACAAATCAAGCACTTCTTTATGGCTTGCTTAGCACTAACAAATTTGTGGAGGCTAAACATTTTATGGACATGATGATCTCTGAAGGGAGGAGGCGTAGTTTTTTGTCCTACAAGCTGACTATTGATGGTCTTTGTAGTAAGAATCTTTTAAATGATGCTGTTATGGTACTGAAGCAAATGGTACAACAAGGATTTGTTCCTCGGGTTGGTACTTGGAAAAGGATCCTTGAATGCATGTTCTAG